The Microlunatus antarcticus genome window below encodes:
- a CDS encoding TolB family protein — protein sequence MTRWLRWMLAWAAALLLCGAGAVLAPVPDARADTPSAGLGRVIADLGVVVPAEGKSGFSFDGRYYGYLVRLPDGGCAVHVYDLQARAQVPLTHTLDACFLPRWAAHADTLWWQVGIARPDLTAWAWDAASAQVSQLATDAQVQVALNLSADGRYLAFAGSSDSHPSPVAGDYGLNWYVFDRTTGVSLPLSHAGLSVTFRSWAPVGHHFVASTHVPASSGFGSCFGSGSSCGAVSPDSHGWSWSGDGTALLGGAGTVAFSVVYDYTDDALTPIPRGTGNISYAYFLGSTADRLLAQTKVGGVLWDRRTGSLHTIASTEPPRPSPDGRFVLYQDTAPDAYRSYDVTTGRSQPATFRSSHDQRLSGNAWTADSASYLATGPGGCSSLRQWSPITNTVSLYGPPGLQSCYLALAPELGPSSSSSGRFKNVYVTHPHQLSLGDPYLVDLRRHVLVPMTGEPLEWAPAGPDVLAVRTDDTGTSERVLLVDPTPVPDVDDQPRWSAATPANGSTFRVVPGQRAQLQIGASDLQGTPVNLYFRWRTAAGVPVRSAAVGWTCDRQRLAAGATQARCTYAPTSPRTEVRDVDVWAVNYLTGAQSDTRSYRVEVGT from the coding sequence GTGACCCGATGGCTGCGTTGGATGCTCGCGTGGGCCGCGGCCCTCCTGCTGTGCGGCGCGGGGGCGGTCCTCGCTCCAGTCCCCGATGCTCGGGCCGACACGCCTTCGGCCGGGCTGGGTCGCGTGATCGCCGACCTCGGGGTCGTCGTCCCGGCCGAGGGGAAGTCGGGCTTCAGCTTCGACGGTCGCTACTACGGCTACCTCGTACGTCTCCCCGACGGCGGGTGCGCCGTCCACGTGTACGACCTGCAGGCGCGGGCGCAGGTCCCCCTGACGCACACGCTGGACGCGTGCTTCCTCCCCCGTTGGGCCGCGCACGCCGACACCTTGTGGTGGCAGGTGGGCATCGCTCGCCCCGACCTCACGGCCTGGGCGTGGGACGCCGCTTCCGCGCAGGTGTCCCAGCTGGCAACCGACGCCCAGGTGCAGGTCGCACTGAACCTGTCTGCCGACGGCCGCTACCTGGCCTTCGCCGGCAGCTCGGACAGCCACCCTTCCCCCGTCGCGGGTGACTACGGCCTGAACTGGTACGTGTTCGACCGGACGACCGGGGTCAGCCTGCCGCTGTCGCACGCCGGCCTCTCCGTCACGTTCCGGTCGTGGGCGCCGGTAGGACATCACTTCGTGGCCTCGACGCACGTCCCCGCCAGCAGCGGGTTCGGGTCCTGCTTCGGTTCGGGAAGCTCCTGCGGCGCCGTGAGCCCCGACTCCCACGGCTGGTCGTGGTCCGGCGACGGGACGGCCCTGCTGGGCGGTGCGGGGACGGTGGCCTTCAGCGTGGTGTACGACTACACCGACGACGCGCTGACCCCGATACCCCGGGGGACGGGCAACATCTCGTACGCCTACTTCCTCGGCTCCACCGCCGACCGGCTGCTCGCCCAGACGAAGGTGGGCGGCGTGCTGTGGGACCGCCGGACCGGCAGCCTCCACACGATCGCGTCCACGGAGCCCCCTCGCCCGTCCCCGGACGGGAGGTTCGTCCTCTACCAGGACACGGCGCCGGACGCCTACCGCTCCTACGACGTCACGACCGGCCGGTCGCAACCGGCCACGTTCCGCAGCTCGCACGACCAGCGCCTCAGCGGCAACGCCTGGACCGCCGACAGCGCCTCCTACCTCGCGACGGGGCCGGGCGGGTGCTCCTCGCTGCGGCAGTGGTCGCCGATCACCAACACGGTGAGCCTGTACGGCCCGCCGGGGCTCCAGAGCTGTTACCTCGCCTTGGCACCGGAGCTCGGTCCCTCCTCCTCGTCCTCGGGCCGGTTCAAGAACGTCTACGTGACGCACCCCCACCAGCTGAGCCTGGGCGACCCCTACCTCGTCGACCTGCGGCGGCACGTCCTGGTACCGATGACCGGCGAGCCGCTCGAGTGGGCGCCCGCCGGGCCGGACGTGCTCGCGGTCCGCACGGACGACACGGGGACCTCCGAGCGGGTGCTGCTCGTCGACCCGACCCCGGTGCCCGACGTCGACGACCAGCCGCGCTGGAGCGCGGCGACCCCGGCGAACGGGTCGACCTTCCGCGTGGTGCCCGGTCAACGAGCACAGCTGCAGATCGGCGCCTCCGATCTGCAGGGGACCCCGGTGAACCTGTACTTCCGCTGGCGCACGGCCGCGGGCGTGCCGGTGAGGTCGGCGGCGGTGGGCTGGACCTGCGACCGGCAGCGGCTCGCCGCCGGTGCCACGCAGGCAAGGTGCACCTACGCGCCGACCTCGCCCCGCACCGAGGTGCGCGACGTGGACGTGTGGGCCGTCAACTACTTGACAGGTGCGCAGAGCGACACCCGCAGCTACCGGGTCGAGGTCGGGACGTAG